The Chordicoccus furentiruminis DNA window TTTGTCGTAAGAAAATAAGAAACACGCGCCGGCGTGAACCGGCGGGCAAAAGGAAAGACGGATCCGATGAGCGGTCCGTCTTTTTCTTATCCGTATCCTGATCCGATGTCTTCAGACGCGGTCGGCGCGCCGGATCCCCGAGATATCCGGCACCGCCATCAGGGAATAATTGGTATGGTAGATCACGAATCCCGGCTTCCCGCCGTTCTTCTTCTTAAGCTGCTTCCGTCTCGTGTAGTCGACCTCCACCTTCGGCGCGTTCCGCTTCGACGAGTACCAGGCGGCCAGCGCGCCCGCTTCCTCGAACGTCCGGTCCGGCACTTCACGTCCGCCGCAGCGGACGATCACATGACTTCCCGGCGCGTTCTTTGCGTGGAACCACCAGTCATTCCCGTTCGCGGTGCGGAAGGTCAGATCCTCGTTCTGATAATTGTTCCGGCCGACCAGCATCTCAAATCCGTCGGAGGAAACATAGGCGTAAGGCGCCGCCTTCGCCGCACGCTTCGCCCCTTTGGAGGAAGAGGAGCGGCTGTGAATAAAGCCATAGTCCGACAGCTCTCTTCGGATCTCCGACAGATCCGCCTCGCTCTCGGCCAGATCGATGGCAGTCAGAATGGATTCCAGCTGCTCCCGGTCGCCGGCCGTCTCCTCAAGCTGGTCCTTCATCGCCTCCTCTGTCCGCTTGAGTTTGTTGTAGCGCGCGAAGTAGTGCTGCGCGTTCCCGGAAACCGTCATCGTCGGATCAAGCGGCACCGTGACCGGCTCGCCGGTGTAGTAATTCGTGCAGGTGAGTTCCCGGTCGCCTTCCTTCGCCCCGTATCCGTAGGTGTTCAGCATCTCTCCGTAGATCCGGTAGCGGTCCTTTTTCTCCGTGCTCTTCATCTGCTTCTGCTGGAGGATGAACTTCTTGTTCACGCGTTCGAGGGCAGTGGATGCGAGATGACGGAGATCGGCCGACTTCTGACGCATCCGCGTTACCTGCTCCTTTGCGCCGTAGTAATCGAGGAGCATCCGGCTGACGCTGTCTTCCGTCCGCATGCTGAATCCCTCGTGCGCGTACATGCGGAGAGGCAGGACGCCGAATTCCTTCGGGACGCCGTTTTCCGCCACGATCGCCGGACGGAACACGCCGTTCTTCACATCCGTCATACCTCTGACGAACGCCTCCGCCAGCCGTCCGCGCGTATCCTGATCAAGATCCGCCCAGCTCATCCGCGGATCGGCTTCCGCCTCATAGGCAAATTCCTCGGCCTGAACGGGGGCGATGCCGGTGAACGCCTCCGTCAGCGCCTTCGTGATGCCCGCGGCCGTCTCCTCCATCCTGGCCGTGAAGATCCGGACGGCTTCATCCTGCCCGGTCCGGTCCGACACGGCGCACTTCAGCGGGTCGGTCCGGCCGCGCTGGGCGGTGATGAACCAGTGCCTGCCGGGCAGAACCTCCCGCACCGAGCTCATGGAGGACGGCACGCGCCGGATACTGTCGATGATCGTATCGGTCTCATCGGTGAAGATCAGGTTGCTGTATTTCCCCATCAGCTCGAGGATGAGCTTTTTCTGCCGCAGGTCGCCGAGCTCGTCCCGATGCTCAATCCGGAGAATCACGATTCTCTCGAGACCCGGCTGGGTGATGCTGACAATGCGTCCGCCCTGAATATGCTTCCGGAGCAGCATGCAGAAATTCGGCGCCGTGATGGGCGCCTCCTTCTTTCCGTCCGCCAGATAGATCAGCGGAAGAGATGCGTTGGCGCTCAGAACGAGATAATACGTTTTTTTCTGATTCTTGATAAGAAGCTGCAGCTCGTCCTTCTCGGACTGGATGATCCGGCTGATGCCGCCGTCCGTCAGGGCGTCGGAGAGCTCTTTCACAACCGCTGCCGTGGTGATGCCGTCAAATGCCATAGATACCTTCCTTTCCGGGTCGACTCATTATACCACAGGCAGTCCGTCCGCGCGCCGTTTTCACAGGCAATTGACGGAGTACGGGAATTGCGCTAAGATAATCTGGATTATCTGTGCGCAGCACAGACAGCAAGGAGAATTCCTATGATTCGAAGCATGACAGGTTACGGACGGGCGGAAGCCGGCGGCTGCGCCGCGGAGATCCGCTCCGTGAACAACCGGTATCTTGATCTCACCGTTCATCTTCCCCGGTCCCTGTCCTTCCTTGAGACAAGGATCCGCAGTCTCGTCAAAGAATCCGTCGGACGCGGCAAGGTGGATCTTTTTATCACCACGGACGGCAGCGCATCCGGCCAGGAACTGGTCTGCAACGAAGAACTCGCCGGATCCTATGTCAGCGCGATGCGCAGGATGGCCGGAGCCTTCGGTCTTCCGGACAATATCCGCGTGACCGATCTTCTGAAGGCTTCCGACGTCTTCACGTTCCGTCCCGCCGGGACGGATGAGGAGACCGTCTGGTCCGGCCTCGCTCCTGTCCTTGAAGAGGCGGTCAGTGCCTTCAACGAGGCGAGAGAGGGCGAAGGGGAACGGCTGGCTTCCGATCTCGGATCCCGTCTTGACGAGCTGGCTTCTCTGACTGCTGCGGTCCGGGCTCACGAGCCGGAGATCCTCGACGCCTACCGCACCCGCCTGAAGACGACTCTTTCGGAGCTTCTTGACGGCCGCGGCGTGGAGGAATCCCAGATCGCGTCGGCCGCCGTCATCTACGCTGACAAAATCTGCACCGATGAGGAGACGGTCCGGCTCGAGAGCCACATCGCCCAGATGCGGGACGTACTGACCAGGGGCGGCAGCGTCGGCCGCCGTCTGGATTTTCTGGCCCAGGAGATGAACCGTGAGGCGAACACCACACTCTCCAAGGCGGGCGATCTCGTCACGGCGGATCTCGGCATCGCGATGAAGACGGACATTGAAAAGATCCGCGAGCAGATACAGAATCTGGAATAAGGAAAGGCAGGCGGCTGCATTTTGAAAAAGAAAGGAATTCTGATCGTCGTGTCCGGTTTCTCCGGATCGGGAAAAGGCACGCTGATGAAGCAGCTTCTGAAGGAATTCGAATGCTATGCGCTCTCGATCTCGGCGACCACGAGAGCTCCGAGAGAGGGAGAGGAAAACGGGCGCGACTATTTCTTCGTCACGAAGGACTGCTTCCGCCAGATGATCCGGGAGGGCGCGCTCTATGAGTACGCCAGCTATCAGGACAATTACTACGGCACGCCGAGGCAGTATGTGGACGACCGGCTCGCGGAGGGAAAGGACGTGATCCTCGAAATCGACGTCCAGGGGGCGGAGAAGATCAAGCAGCGCTTCCCGGATACGGTTCTTGTTTTCGTCACGCCGCCCAGCGCGGAGGAGCTGCGGAGGAGACTGGTCGGCCGCGGCACCGAGACCATCGAGAAGATCAACGGCCGTCTCGCACGGGCAGTCGAGGAAGCGCGCTTCATGCCGTTCTATGATTATGTGCTGATCAACGATGATCTTGCGCTCTGCGTGAAGGAACTGCATTCGATCATCCGTTCGGAGCACATGAAGGCCAGACGAAGTCAGGAACTGATCATGACACTGACCGATGAACTCGCTCAGATTACGAAAGGAGAATGAACAACCATGATGATGCATCCGTCCTACAGGGAAATGATGGAAGCCGTCAACGCAGACAGTGAGGACGACACGACACCGATCGTATCGAGCCGCTACTCGATCGTGATGGCCACCGCCAAGCGTGCGCGCCAGATCGTGGACGGCGACGCGCCGCTGATCGATGACGCGGAGGGAAGAAAGCCTCTTTCCGTTGCGGTGGACGAGATTTATCAGGGCAAGGTCAAAATCCTTCCCGACGAGATTCCCGATGACATGGAAGACAAAAAATAACAAGGATAGTCTATGAAGCTTTTCATGGTATCACTCGGCTGCGACAAGAATCTGGTGGATTCGGAGCGGATGCTGTCGCTTCTGGCCGACCACGGGTTTGAACTGACAGACGATGAAAATGAGGCGGAAGTGGCAGTCGTCAACACCTGCTGCTTCATTGATGAGGCCAAGAAGGAGAGCATCGATCAGATCTTCGAGCTGGCGAATCTGAAAAAGACCGCCCGTCTCCGCGTGCTGGTGGCCGCCGGCTGCATGGCCCAGCGCTACCGGGACGAAATCCTGCAGGAAATTCCCGAGATTGACGCGATCGTCGGCACCACAGGGCTCGACGGGATCGCCGACGCGGTGGACGCGGCGCTGAGAGGACAGAAGAACGCGCATATTTCCGACATCAGCAAGGATCCGCCCCTCCGCCCCGGCCGCCGCGTCCTGACGACCGGCGGACATTTCGCCTACCTCAAGATCGCGGAAGGCTGCGACAAGCACTGCACCTACTGTGCGATCCCTTCTTTCCGCGGCGCCTACCGGAGTTTTCCCATGGAGGATCTGATCACGGAGGCGGAGGAGATTGCCTCCCGCGGAGTGAGAGAGCTGATCCTTGTAGCACAGGAGACGACGCTCTACGGAACGGATCTGACCGGCCGCCCGATCCTTCACGAGCTGCTGAAGCGGCTCTGCCGGATCGAAGGGATCGAATGGATCCGCATTCTCTACTGTTACCCGGAGGATATCTATCCTGAACTGATCGACGTGATGGCCTCGGAACCGAAGATCTGTCACTATCTGGATCTCCCGATCCAGAGCGGTTCCGACAGCGTGCTGAAAAGAATGAACCGGCACACAACCTCGGATGAGATACGCCGTCTGGTCGGCCGCCTGAGAGAACGGATGCCGGACATCGTGCTCCGGACGACGCTGATCACCGGCTTTCCGGGCGAGACAGAGGAAGAGGCGGATGAGACGCTGGCCTTTGTCCGCGATATGAAGTTCGACCGTCTTGGAGTCTTCATGTACTCAAGAGAAGAGGGAACGCCCGCGGCGCAGATGAAGCCTCAGCTCACAAAGGCGGTGAAGAAGCGGCGCATGGACGCGATTATGTCGCTTCAGCAGGGCATCTCCCTTGAAAAGAACATCGGACGGAAGGGTATGGAGCTGGATGTCTTCGTCGAAGGCTCGCTGCCTGAGGAGGACGGTCTTGTCTACGCCGGACGCGGCTACGGCGACGCGCCGCAGGTGGATGGCTTTATCTTCTTCACCGCTCTCCGGGAGCACGTCACAGGCGACTTTGTCCGAGTCCGCGTGACGGAAGCGTCCGCCTATGACCTGAGAGGCGAAGAGATCGGATCATGACAAAAGACTGAAATGGCAGAGAGAAAGGAATAGAGATGGAAACGCTGAAACAGATGAACCTCCCGAACAGACTGACCTGTCTCAGGATGGTCATGATCATCCCCTTCGTGATCGCGATGCTTGTCGGCCGCGCACAGGGCCCGTGGATGTGGACCGCGCTGATCCTGTTTGTCGGCGCATCCTTCACGGATATGCTCGACGGACGGATCGCCCGCTCGAGACATCTGATCACCGATTTCGGAAAATTCATGGATCCGCTGGCTGACAAGCTTCTTGTCTGCAGCGCGCTGATCTGTCTCATCGACCTGAACCGGATTCCGACCTGGGTCGTGATCATCATCATCGCGCGTGAATTCATCATCAGCGGCTTCCGGCTGGTGGCTTCCGACAACGGTGTCGTGATCGCCGCCAGCTGGTGGGGAAAGACGAAGACGGTTTCCCAGATGGCGATGATCGTCCTTCTGATCATCAATTTTCCGTCCGGCCCGCTGTATGGGCTCGGACAGGTTCTGATCTATGCCGCCTGCGCGCTGACCGTCATCTCGCTGTGCGACTATCTCTGGAAAAACCGTCAGGTTCTGTCCATGCAGAAATGACGGATATCTTGCAGCCATGACAGCGGAGCGGGAGATGAACGGATCTCTCTCTCCGCCTTCGCTTTGCCGCCACAACCTCATAAGAAAGGAAAACCGAAAATGAAGAGAATCAAGATGACGACGCCTCTGGTGGAGCTCGACGGCGACGAGATGACCCGTGTGCTCTGGAAAATGATCAAGGATGAGCTGCTGACCCCCTATATCGACCTGAAGACGGAATACTATGACCTCGGTCTTACGCACCGCGACGAGACGGACGATCAGGTGACGAAGGACGCGGCCGAAGCGATCCGGCGATACGGCGTCGGCGTCAAATGCGCGACGATCACGGCGAACGCGGCCAGAATGGAAGAGTACCATCTGAAGAAGATGTACAGAAGCCCGAATGGAACGCTCCGGGCGATGCTTGACGGCACGGTCTTCCGCGCCCCGATTCTCGTGAAGGGAATCGAGCCGTGCGTGAAGAACTGGAAGAAGCCGATCACGATCGCCCGTCACGCCTACGGCGACGTATACCGGGACGCCGAGATCCGTGTTCCGGGAAAGGGAACCGCGAAGCTTCTCTTCACGGCCGAGGACGGAACCGTTACAGAGAAGAAAATCTTTGATTTCGAGGGACCGGGCGTCCTGCAGGGCCTCTACAACATCGATTCCTCCATCGAGAGCTTCGCGCGGAGCTGCTTCTCTTTCGCGCTCGGTGTAAAGGAGGATCTCTGGTTCGCCGCGAAGGACACCATCTCAAAGGTTTACGACGGAGAATTCAAAGCGGTCTTCCAGCGCGTCTATGAAAAGGAATATAAAGAAAAATTCGAACAGGCCGGTATCCGTTACTTCTATACGCTGATCGACGACGCTGTGGCAAGGATCATGAAATCTGAGGGCGGAATCGTCTGGGCATGCAAAAACTATGACGGAGATGTCTTCTCGGATATGCTTTCCTCCGCTTTTGGATCGCTCGCGATGATGACCTCCGTTCTCGTCTCTCCCGACGGGTGCTACGAGTATGAGGCGGCCCACGGAACGGTTCAGCGCCATTACTACCGGTATCTGAAGGGTGAGCCGACCTCCACCAACTCGGTGGCCACCATCTTCGCGTGGACCGGCGCGCTGAGAAAACGCGGCGAGCTGGATCGGCTCCCGGAGCTGTCCGCTTTCGCGGATGCGCTGGAAAAGGCCACTCTCGACACGATCGCCGGCGGCACGATGACAGGCGACCTCGCACGGATCACGACACTTCCGGATCCGAAGACGGTCGACAGCCTCGGCTTCATTCAGGCGGTCCGCGCCACACTGGAGGCGGAACGTTCCTGAGACGGCAGCCGGAGACAAACGCGGAAGGCAATGATGATACTCAATATCGCAGAAGTAACCAAGGCCTTTGACGGAAAGGAGATCCTGAAGGGCGTCTCCTTTCATGTCGAGGCAAACGAAAAAGCGGCGCTGGTCGGCGTCAACGGCGCGGGCAAATCCACGCTGCTAAAGATCATCATGGGGGAAGAGACGGCGGACAGCGGACAGACCGTGCTCGCGAAGGATGCGCGGATCGGCTATCTCGCCCAGCATCAGGCTCTGACCGGGGACGAGACCATTCTGAACCAGCTGATGAGCGTCCGGCAGGATCTCCTTGATCTGGCGGATTCGATCCGTGAAAGCGAACTTCAGATGACCCGGCTGAGCGGGGATATACTCGAGGAAGAGATGAAGCGCTACGCCCGAATGACGGAAGCGTTTGAGCGGGGCGGCGGCTACGCTTACAGGAGCGAAGTCGTCGGCGTGCTCAAGGGACTCGGCTTTTCGGAAAGCGACTTCACGAAAACGGCAGGCGAGCTGTCCGGCGGGCAGAAGACGCGCGTGGCGCTGGGACGGCTCCTTCTCACGGCGCCGGACATCATCCTCCTCGATGAGCCGACCAACCATCTCGACATGCATTCCATCGAGTGGCTCGAGACCTATCTCATGAATTACCGGGGCGCCGTTCTGATCGTCTCGCATGACCGCTATTTCCTGAACCGGGTTGTGACGAAGGTCGTGGAAATCGAGAACGGACATGCCCGCACCTACAGCGGCAACTACGACGCCTTCAGTGAGAAGAAGGAAATGCTCCGGAAAGCCGCCTACGCCGCATGGGTCAACGCCGAGCGCGAGCGGAAGCATCAGGAGGAGGTCATCACACGGCTCAAGTCCTTCAACCGTGAAAAATCGATCCGCAGGGCTGAGAGCCGTGAGAAAATGCTGGCGAAGATGGAGTCTCCCGAGAAGCCGGCGGATGCCGACGATGAGATGACGCTCCGCTTTACGCCGCGGCTTGAAAGCGGCCGGGATGTGCTGACCGTCGACGGGCTGACAAAGCGTTTTGACGGCGTCACGCTGTTTTCCGGACTGCACTTCGAGATCCGCCGGGGCGAGCATGTGGCGCTGATCGGGAACAACGGCACGGGCAAGTCGACCATCCTGAAGATTCTGAACGGTGTCATCCCGCCCGATGACGGAACGGTTGCCTACGGCAGTCAGGTGGAGGTCAGCTATTACGACCAGGAGATGCAGGTTCTGGACAGCTCGAAGACGATCTTCGATGAGATCTCCGACGATTATCCCGCCATGACCAACACGGAAATCCGCACAAAGCTGGCCGCCTTCCTTTTTACGGGCGAGGATGTTTTCAAGCGGATCGGTTCTCTTTCCGGAGGCGAGCGGGCGCGTGTCTCCCTCTGCAAGCTGATGCTCTCCGACGCGAACTTCATTATGCTGGACGAGCCGACAAACCATCTGGACATCACGTCAAGAGAGGTGCTGGAAAGCGCGATCCGCGCCTATGATGGCACCGTTCTCTGCGTCTCCCACGACCGGTATTTCATCAACCGGACGGCCACCCGGATTCTCGACCTGACGGAGCATCAGCTGCTGAATTATATCGGCAACTATGACTACTACCTCGAAAAGAAGGCTGACGTAGAGCGGGCCGCTCTGGGCGATACGGAATCCGGAACGGAGACGGAAACGGGCGAATCCCGGGCGAAGCTCGACTGGAAAGCCCGGAAGGAAGAGGAGGCCCGAAAGCGGAAGCTGGCCTCCTCACTCCGGCGGACAGAAGAGGAGATCGAGAACCTCGAACGGGAAGACGCGGAGCTGGACAAGGCTTTCGAGGATCCGGCGGTCGCCACCGATCACGAAAAGCTGACGGAGCTGAGCCGCCGGAAGGAAGCGATCGCATCCGACCTGAGCGCCGCCTATGAACGGTGGGAAAAGCTTCAGTCGGAAGCAGACGCGGAGGACGCCTGAAGACCGCGCTTTGCGCGGACAGATCAGGACGAATGCCGGACGGAACGGTCTTCAGAAAGGAAAGGACGGAAACGCGATGCTTCATATCGTGACGGCGGAGGAAATGAAGGAGATGGACCGCCGCGCCATCGAAGAAACCGGGATTCCTTCTGCTGTGCTGATGGAGCGGGCCGCGCTGGCGGCAGCTGACGCGGTGACGGAGGCGCTTGCCGACCCGGAACGATTTCCCGTGAACCGGGACACTCCCTCTGTGCTGGTCATCGCCGGGCCCGGCCGCTGCGGCGGAGACGGCATCGCCTGCGCCCGGATTCTTCATCTCCGCGGAATCGGCTGCCATATCCAGCTCGCCGGCGATCCGGAGCGTCTGGCGCCAGAGACGGCGCAGCAGCTTCGAATCGCCGGAAATCTCGGGATTCCCGTTTCCCGTGACGAACCGATCGGGGATTCCGGTCTGATCGTCGACGCGCTGTTCGGCATCGGGCTCAGCCGTCCGGCGGAGGGCGAGTTCGGGGCGCTGATCCGCTCGATGAACGAAAGCCGCGCTTTCGTCGTGTCAGTGGATATTCCCAGCGGACTGAATGCGGATGACGGGCAGCCCGCCGGATGCGCGGTCCGGGCTGATGTCACTGTCACGATGCAGCTTCCCAAGCGCGGGATTCTGCTCGATCCCGGCCGCCTTTACTGCGGTCGTCTGGTGATCGCGGACATCGGAATACCGGACTGTGCCCCGGAACCGGCCGGCCGCCCGGTATTCGCCATGACGAACCAGGATCTCGCTGATCTTCTGCCGAAACGCGCACCGTCCGGAAACAAAGGTACGTTCGGAAGGGTTCTTCTTGCCGCCGGTTCCGACGGGATGGCCGGTGCGGCCGTACTCTCGGCCCGTTCCGCAATCCGGAGCGGCGCCGGGATGGTGAAGGTGCTGACCGATGCCCGGAACCGGGTCATCATCCAGACCGCAGTTCCGGAAGCGCTTTATGCCGGTTACAGCACGGCGGAAGAAGCGGAAGCGGCGGTCCGCGTCTCCCTCGGATGGGCGGACGCGGTGGCGGCCGGGCCCGGTCTCGGGACCGGTTCCGCGGCCAGCGCCATTGTGCGCTGTCTGCTCTCGGAGGCGGATATCCCGCTGGTTCTTGACGCGGACGCGCTGAATCTGATCGCCGGAGACCCGTCGCTGCGGGCTCTGCTGTCCGCCCATAATGGGCCGGTCACGCTGACGCCTCATATGGGAGAGATGGCACGGCTGACCGGCCGTTCCGTCCGGGAGCTCAAACAGAACCGCTTCGCCGCGGCTGCGGCTCTCGCATCAGAGACAGGCGCCGTCGTGGTGCTGAAGGACGCACGGACCGTGACCGCGGTTCCGGACGGCCGGCTCTTCCTGAATCTGAGCGGGAACAGCGGGCTCGCGACAGCGGGCAGCGGAGACGTGCTCACGGGACTTACGGCCGGGCTGCTCGCCGGCGGAACGGATCCTTCCGTGGCGGGCGCGCTGGCTTCTTTTCTTCACGGTCTGGCCGGTGACGCGGCTGCCTCGCAAAGAGGACAGCGGGCGCTCACGGCCGGTGAGCTGCCGGACGCGCTCGCGTCCGTGCTGAAAGAGGCGGAACGGCGAACGGACACCCTTTTCCCGTGAAGGATGCCGGAGACAGAAGGAAAAGAACGGAGCATGCGGAATGACGGAACAACAGGAGGCATCCGTAAAATGAAAAAATACAGCAGAGTTGTCGCTGAGATCAGCTATAACGCCATTGATCACAATTTCGCCCTGATGGCATCAAAGCTGAAGCCCGGAACACGCATCATCGCAGTGGTCAAGGCGGACTGCTACGGCCACGGGGCTGTTCAGATTGCCCGCCGTATTCATGAGCTTCCTTATATCTGGGGATTCGCCTGCGCGACGCCTGAAGAGGCGATGCAGCTGCGCTACAACGGAATCCGAAAGCCCATTATCCTGCTGGGATACGCCTTTCCGGAATCCTACGAGGATCTCATCGATTATGATATCCGTCCCTGTGTCTTCGATCTGGAATCGGCCAGGGCTCTTTCGCACCGGGCCGGCATGCTGGGACACCAGGTGCGCGTCCATATCGCCGTGGACACAGGTATGGGACGGATCGGATTCCAGCCGACTGAAGAATCCGCGGACATCGTCCGTGAGATTTCGCTGCTCCCGGATCTTGAGATCGAAGGACTGTTCACTCACTTTGCGCGGGCGGACGAGCCGGATATCGCGCCGGCGAAAGAGCAGCTTGCCCGTTACCGCACCTTCCGCTCCATGCTGGACGCCCGCGGCGTACGGATTCCCCTCTGCCATGTGAGCAACAGCGCCGGGATCATGCGGTTTCAGGAGGCGAACCTTGATCTGGTTCGTGCCGGCATCACGATTTACGGGCTGATGCCCTCCGATGATGTGGCGTCGGAGATGACCGGTCTCATGCCGGCCATGACGCTGAAGAGTCATCTGACATTCGTGAAGACGCTGCCGAAGGGAAGCCCGGTCAGCTACGGCGGGACGTATGTCACACAGGGCCCCACCCGGATCGCGACCGTCCCGGTCGGCTATGCGGACGGTTATCCGAGGCAGCTTTCCGGGAGAGGCTGGGTCCTGATCCGCGGCCGCCGGGCTCCCATCACGGGCCGGGTCTGCATGGACCAGTTCATGGTGGACGTCACCGGGATTCCGGACGCATCCGTCGGCGATGAGGCGGTCCTTCTCGGCACTCAGGGAGAGGAACGAATCACCGCGGAACAGCTCGGACGGATCAGCGGCCGCTTTAACTACGAGTTCGTCTCGCTGATCACGAAGCGGGTTCCGCGCAGCTACATCCTCGACGGGACGGTGATGGAACAGGTTGATTATTTCAAATGAGTATGGTAAATTTTGATATGTTCAAAAAAAAGCACCGGTCCGATGCCGAAAACGATGCCGATGAGGAAATCATGTCTGTCGTCGACGAGGCCCACGAAAAAGGCGATCTCGAACAGGACGAAGCCGATATGATCGAGAATATTCTCTCTTTCGGCGACACGGACGCCAGAGATATCATGACCCGGCGGAGCGATATCCGGGCTCTTGACGGAAGCCTCACGCTTGAGGAGGCGGTGAGAAGAGTGCTGGATTTCTCCAATTCCCGCTTTCCCGTCTACCAGGGAAACATCGACACGATTCTCGGGGTCGTGACGTTCCGCGATCTGATGAACAAGTATATCCGTTCGCCGGAAAACCGGACCATTGCCATCGAGGATATTCCCAAGCTGATCCGCGAGGTGTCCGTCATTCCGGAAAGCCGTCCGATCGACAGCATCTTCCAGTACATGCGCAGCAAGAAGGTTCAGATCGTCATTGTGGTCGACGAATACGGCCAGACCTCCGGTCTGGTCGCCATGGAGGATATCCTGGAGGAAATCGTCGGCAATATTCTTGATGAGTATGATACGGATGACCATTTCATTCAGCGGAGCTTTGACGACAGCATCATCATGGACGGAATGACGCCGCTTGAACGGGCCGGTGAGGTTCTGAAGTGCGATTTCAGCGGAGAGGAATACGAGACGCTGAACGGTTATCTGACCGCCCTTCTGGGACATATTCCCACAGAGGCGGATCATACGGTAGCCGGGAAGAAGTTTCTGTTTCATATTCTGAAAGTCGATCACCACACAATCAGAAAAGTAAGGGCGGAGAGACAGCCCGCCGCAGCCAGGAAGGAGAACTGAATTATGTCGGGACACTCAAAATTCGCGAACATCAAGCACAAGAAGGAAAAGAACGACGCGGCCAAGGGAAAGATCTTCACGATCATCGGCCGTGAAATCGCCGTGGCGGTGAAGGAGGGCGGACCGGATCCGGCCAATAACTTCAAGCTGGCCGCGGTCATCGCGAAGGCGAAGGCGAACAACGTTCCGAACGATACGATCGAGCGCGGAATCAAGAAGGCGGCCGGAGACACCAACGGCGCCAATTACGAGACGCTGACCTATGAGGGCTACGGCCCGGGCGGTGTGGCGATCATCGTGAAGGCGCTGACGGACAACAAGAACCGGACCGCCGCGGATGTACGCGCCGCTTTTTCCAAGGGCAACGGCAATCTCGGCACCAGCGGCAGCGTCTCGTTCATGTTTGACGAG harbors:
- the abc-f gene encoding ribosomal protection-like ABC-F family protein produces the protein MILNIAEVTKAFDGKEILKGVSFHVEANEKAALVGVNGAGKSTLLKIIMGEETADSGQTVLAKDARIGYLAQHQALTGDETILNQLMSVRQDLLDLADSIRESELQMTRLSGDILEEEMKRYARMTEAFERGGGYAYRSEVVGVLKGLGFSESDFTKTAGELSGGQKTRVALGRLLLTAPDIILLDEPTNHLDMHSIEWLETYLMNYRGAVLIVSHDRYFLNRVVTKVVEIENGHARTYSGNYDAFSEKKEMLRKAAYAAWVNAERERKHQEEVITRLKSFNREKSIRRAESREKMLAKMESPEKPADADDEMTLRFTPRLESGRDVLTVDGLTKRFDGVTLFSGLHFEIRRGEHVALIGNNGTGKSTILKILNGVIPPDDGTVAYGSQVEVSYYDQEMQVLDSSKTIFDEISDDYPAMTNTEIRTKLAAFLFTGEDVFKRIGSLSGGERARVSLCKLMLSDANFIMLDEPTNHLDITSREVLESAIRAYDGTVLCVSHDRYFINRTATRILDLTEHQLLNYIGNYDYYLEKKADVERAALGDTESGTETETGESRAKLDWKARKEEEARKRKLASSLRRTEEEIENLEREDAELDKAFEDPAVATDHEKLTELSRRKEAIASDLSAAYERWEKLQSEADAEDA
- a CDS encoding NAD(P)H-hydrate dehydratase — encoded protein: MNGGKSFSRKQTRRTPEDRALRGQIRTNAGRNGLQKGKDGNAMLHIVTAEEMKEMDRRAIEETGIPSAVLMERAALAAADAVTEALADPERFPVNRDTPSVLVIAGPGRCGGDGIACARILHLRGIGCHIQLAGDPERLAPETAQQLRIAGNLGIPVSRDEPIGDSGLIVDALFGIGLSRPAEGEFGALIRSMNESRAFVVSVDIPSGLNADDGQPAGCAVRADVTVTMQLPKRGILLDPGRLYCGRLVIADIGIPDCAPEPAGRPVFAMTNQDLADLLPKRAPSGNKGTFGRVLLAAGSDGMAGAAVLSARSAIRSGAGMVKVLTDARNRVIIQTAVPEALYAGYSTAEEAEAAVRVSLGWADAVAAGPGLGTGSAASAIVRCLLSEADIPLVLDADALNLIAGDPSLRALLSAHNGPVTLTPHMGEMARLTGRSVRELKQNRFAAAAALASETGAVVVLKDARTVTAVPDGRLFLNLSGNSGLATAGSGDVLTGLTAGLLAGGTDPSVAGALASFLHGLAGDAAASQRGQRALTAGELPDALASVLKEAERRTDTLFP
- the alr gene encoding alanine racemase, yielding MKKYSRVVAEISYNAIDHNFALMASKLKPGTRIIAVVKADCYGHGAVQIARRIHELPYIWGFACATPEEAMQLRYNGIRKPIILLGYAFPESYEDLIDYDIRPCVFDLESARALSHRAGMLGHQVRVHIAVDTGMGRIGFQPTEESADIVREISLLPDLEIEGLFTHFARADEPDIAPAKEQLARYRTFRSMLDARGVRIPLCHVSNSAGIMRFQEANLDLVRAGITIYGLMPSDDVASEMTGLMPAMTLKSHLTFVKTLPKGSPVSYGGTYVTQGPTRIATVPVGYADGYPRQLSGRGWVLIRGRRAPITGRVCMDQFMVDVTGIPDASVGDEAVLLGTQGEERITAEQLGRISGRFNYEFVSLITKRVPRSYILDGTVMEQVDYFK
- a CDS encoding hemolysin family protein; translated protein: MSMVNFDMFKKKHRSDAENDADEEIMSVVDEAHEKGDLEQDEADMIENILSFGDTDARDIMTRRSDIRALDGSLTLEEAVRRVLDFSNSRFPVYQGNIDTILGVVTFRDLMNKYIRSPENRTIAIEDIPKLIREVSVIPESRPIDSIFQYMRSKKVQIVIVVDEYGQTSGLVAMEDILEEIVGNILDEYDTDDHFIQRSFDDSIIMDGMTPLERAGEVLKCDFSGEEYETLNGYLTALLGHIPTEADHTVAGKKFLFHILKVDHHTIRKVRAERQPAAARKEN
- a CDS encoding YebC/PmpR family DNA-binding transcriptional regulator; amino-acid sequence: MSGHSKFANIKHKKEKNDAAKGKIFTIIGREIAVAVKEGGPDPANNFKLAAVIAKAKANNVPNDTIERGIKKAAGDTNGANYETLTYEGYGPGGVAIIVKALTDNKNRTAADVRAAFSKGNGNLGTSGSVSFMFDEKGQIIIDKEECEMEADDLMMAALDAGAEDFKDDGDSYEIITDPASFEEVRKALEEQKIPMASAEVTMIPQNYVSLTDPADRGSLERILDLLDESDDVQDVYHNWDGEE